One genomic window of Danio rerio strain Tuebingen ecotype United States chromosome 24, GRCz12tu, whole genome shotgun sequence includes the following:
- the LOC141380789 gene encoding uncharacterized protein: MDPAGIQIMRLRQEARSIEEYVEDFINLAHGTTLDEVCLMIFFHGGLSEPLYSMMPLNDPHCTIMNYIDLALQMSGSSFTVGEVEENPKYLLGGGNPPVLPDPPVLPDPPVLPDPPELPDRPVLPDPLELPESLPPPELPPPELPPPELPPPELPPPELPPPELPPPELPAPQPEPTPQPAPQPEPTPQPAPQPEPTPQPAPQPEPTPQPELPERPPPQPELPDSRRRRLSFPNGRRLRFPNGRRLSSPNGRDSSPCRSQPSSSSCRLPTSL; this comes from the exons ATGGATCCAGCGGGCATTCAAATCATGCGCCTCCGTCAGGAAGCCCGGTCAATTGAGGAATACGTGGAGGACTTCATTAATCTGGCCCACGGTACCACCCTGGATGAGGTATGTCTCATGATATTTTTTCATGGAGGACTTTCTGAGCCGTTGTATTCCATGATGCCTTTGAACGATCCCCACTGCACCATCATGAACTACATTGATCTAGCTCTCCAAATGAGTGGATCTTCCTTCACCGTTGGCGAGGTGGAGGAGAATCCAAAATATCTTTTGGGGGGGGGCA accctccagtgctgccagatcctccagtgctgccagaccctccagtgctgccagatcctccagagctgccagaccgtccagtgctgccagatcctctagagctgccagagtcactgccaccgccagagctgccaccgccagagctgccaccgccagagctaccaccgccagagctgccaccgccagagctgccaccgccagagctgccaccgccagagctgccagcgcctcagccagagccgacgccgcagccagcgcctcagccagagccgacgccgcagccagcgcctcagccagagccgacgccgcagccagcgcctcagccagagccgacacCGCAGCCTGAGCTTCCCGAACGGCCGCCGCCTCAGCCTGAGCTTCCCGACagccgccgccgccgcctgagcttcccgaacgGCCGCCGCCTGAGGTTCCCGAacggccgccgcctgagctccccGAACGGCCGCGACTCCTCGCCTTGCCGATCCCAGCCCAGCTCCTCGTCCTGTCGGCTCCCTACAAGCCTCTAA